One part of the Brevundimonas subvibrioides ATCC 15264 genome encodes these proteins:
- a CDS encoding 6-pyruvoyl trahydropterin synthase family protein: MPQVRFTRRFSMAHRLLADAGSRCAVPHGHNEFVTVTLATDAAIDFGGSNYVASFETLKKRWHGFIDGAVDHAFQVGSADPLLDWFRTHEPHRLGQLMVFEGDPTTEAFAIALRRKLDAFLADDGSPYRCVELALEETPTNTIVMGEHLSAAERGWAAGSWMDRPDMSINDLSLA; encoded by the coding sequence ATGCCCCAGGTTCGCTTCACACGCCGCTTTTCCATGGCCCACCGTCTGCTGGCGGATGCGGGGTCCCGCTGCGCCGTGCCCCACGGGCACAACGAATTCGTCACCGTCACCCTGGCCACGGACGCGGCGATCGACTTCGGCGGCTCCAACTATGTGGCCTCGTTCGAGACGCTGAAGAAGCGCTGGCACGGCTTCATCGACGGGGCGGTGGACCACGCCTTCCAGGTCGGCTCGGCCGACCCCCTGCTGGACTGGTTCCGGACGCACGAACCGCACCGGCTGGGCCAGCTGATGGTGTTCGAGGGCGACCCCACGACCGAAGCCTTCGCCATCGCCCTGCGGCGCAAGCTGGACGCCTTCCTGGCCGACGACGGCTCGCCGTATCGCTGTGTCGAGCTGGCGCTGGAAGAGACCCCGACGAACACGATCGTCATGGGCGAGCACCTGAGCGCGGCCGAACGCGGCTGGGCGGCCGGCAGCTGGATGGATCGGCCCGACATGAGCATCAACGACCTCTCGCTTGCCTAG